In Sterolibacterium denitrificans, one genomic interval encodes:
- a CDS encoding DotA/TraY family protein yields MAAADPSMPFSPCDPAAGSCTDVSVGILQWIFGPVIEKLTQGASPDAVDASVSVMASIFSVFNSGLLVVASLIVSYVAVMGVTNTANEGEAMGRNWSSLWTPVRIVSGGSVLLPTTSGYSFIQLIVMMFALWGVGFANTLFKIGTENGIINGALTATSAQMGLGSGAKPNPNYPLYDIRQFAQEYLAVAWCKRTVNASFSGFGGGTPNVSAAGTPDQTIAEGGSKKAMIYQARDRNAVTNLGGGVPLCGSVKVYSYSAPAAIAAETTTSAASIFDPAKIQDNATAMSAIRVAALNAKATAVNKVMTDIEQWVGEWPATINESGWENVTSDRFNQIVNQAQSTLTASLTAQIAADTTLQQIMQKYVTDITKDGWAMAGGFYQRLGGIKEELGRIYAENVAQATAPNLNTLPQGPHSSLAANSYTTVYNTIISKSLTGGSYTTPDTPRAADLKSNLIPSSLDDLSIDTLGSRGDSFMSGFVQWGMERVTSTMIGTDGDVDAIARIKTTGDVLALLQSTGFAADRLIHTSLSGLKAAAAAVGSVSFMGNKVDATPLADTFLNWVIYNFLTPLAEVTTWLGRLAFYFGVFLPSLPYTIFMVAFVGWLMAVLQSIIAAPLWAVMHMTPDRTFVGSQTQGYLLLLSLFIRPALIITGLFAAMMVANPVVGYISKAFWAMYHANVTSAESLGWFIEFLQWKNWLIVYGFVLLPVMYMIFGLSQSLPDTVLRWIGAGISSMGETQATEQMRGQSEKYGPSALRGGASPGQPESKTPNNRLNGDSGGAGSLSGPSGPTGNGGGGGGRSGGGNHPRLLNANGQGVAPQHDTPAPSASSSSAAPNGPTRSTSTASSNTGASLNTGSQGVVSRWGNREDITDAEYTVVKDTAPRSGTAARSASTGEKASNAVLALGSAGVISAASNTENVNDDGIGGSGLHYDSRYSPPPAAQASSVINHGDTTASGGQPA; encoded by the coding sequence GTGGCTGCCGCCGATCCATCAATGCCGTTCTCGCCCTGCGATCCAGCAGCAGGGTCATGTACCGACGTATCGGTCGGAATCCTTCAGTGGATCTTCGGGCCGGTTATCGAAAAATTGACCCAAGGGGCAAGCCCTGACGCCGTTGATGCCAGTGTCAGCGTGATGGCTTCGATCTTCTCGGTATTCAATTCCGGCCTGCTGGTCGTGGCCTCGCTGATCGTGTCTTACGTCGCCGTCATGGGCGTAACCAACACGGCGAACGAGGGCGAGGCGATGGGACGGAACTGGTCTTCACTCTGGACGCCTGTGCGGATCGTGTCAGGCGGAAGCGTGCTGCTGCCAACCACAAGCGGCTACAGCTTCATTCAGCTCATCGTGATGATGTTTGCGTTGTGGGGTGTGGGCTTCGCCAACACGTTGTTCAAGATCGGTACGGAGAACGGGATCATCAACGGGGCACTCACTGCGACCAGTGCTCAGATGGGACTTGGCTCCGGCGCAAAACCGAACCCCAACTATCCGCTCTACGACATCCGCCAGTTCGCACAGGAATATCTGGCCGTGGCTTGGTGCAAGCGCACCGTGAACGCCTCATTTTCTGGCTTCGGCGGCGGCACGCCGAACGTCAGTGCAGCCGGAACACCTGACCAGACCATCGCCGAAGGCGGCAGCAAGAAGGCGATGATCTATCAGGCGAGGGATCGAAATGCCGTCACTAATCTGGGTGGCGGTGTGCCGCTTTGCGGCTCGGTGAAGGTCTATAGCTATTCAGCTCCGGCTGCCATCGCTGCTGAAACCACTACGTCAGCGGCGTCTATCTTCGATCCGGCCAAGATTCAGGACAACGCGACAGCGATGAGCGCCATCCGCGTTGCGGCGCTAAATGCCAAGGCGACCGCTGTCAACAAGGTGATGACCGACATCGAGCAGTGGGTTGGTGAATGGCCCGCCACCATCAACGAATCCGGCTGGGAGAACGTCACGAGCGACCGTTTCAACCAGATCGTCAATCAAGCCCAGAGCACTCTGACCGCAAGCCTGACTGCTCAGATTGCAGCCGACACCACGCTGCAACAAATCATGCAGAAGTACGTTACCGACATCACCAAGGATGGCTGGGCAATGGCAGGCGGTTTCTATCAGCGCCTCGGCGGCATCAAGGAAGAGCTGGGCCGCATCTATGCCGAAAACGTCGCACAGGCCACCGCACCGAACCTCAACACCCTGCCGCAAGGGCCGCATTCCTCCCTTGCGGCCAACAGCTACACCACCGTCTACAACACCATCATCAGCAAGTCGCTGACCGGGGGAAGCTACACCACGCCCGACACCCCTCGGGCTGCCGATCTCAAGTCGAACCTGATCCCATCGTCCCTCGACGATCTCAGCATCGACACATTGGGCAGCCGGGGTGACAGCTTCATGAGCGGCTTCGTGCAGTGGGGCATGGAGCGCGTGACCAGCACCATGATCGGCACCGATGGCGACGTGGACGCCATTGCTCGCATCAAAACCACGGGCGATGTGCTCGCGCTGCTGCAATCGACGGGTTTTGCTGCCGACCGGCTGATCCACACCTCGCTTTCGGGCCTGAAAGCCGCTGCGGCAGCGGTAGGCAGCGTCAGTTTCATGGGCAACAAGGTCGATGCCACCCCGTTGGCCGACACCTTCCTGAACTGGGTGATTTACAACTTCTTGACCCCGCTGGCCGAAGTCACAACGTGGCTCGGGCGGCTCGCGTTCTATTTCGGCGTGTTCCTGCCGAGCCTGCCGTACACCATCTTCATGGTCGCGTTTGTGGGCTGGCTGATGGCGGTGCTCCAGTCGATCATTGCCGCGCCCCTGTGGGCGGTCATGCACATGACGCCTGACCGCACCTTCGTCGGCAGCCAGACGCAGGGCTACCTGCTCCTGCTGTCGCTCTTCATCCGGCCGGCGCTCATCATCACCGGCCTGTTCGCCGCGATGATGGTGGCCAATCCCGTGGTTGGGTACATCAGCAAGGCATTCTGGGCGATGTATCACGCCAACGTCACCTCGGCGGAATCGCTAGGCTGGTTCATTGAATTTTTGCAGTGGAAAAATTGGCTCATCGTGTACGGGTTCGTTCTGCTGCCCGTGATGTACATGATTTTCGGGCTGTCGCAGAGCTTGCCGGACACCGTGCTGCGCTGGATCGGCGCTGGCATCAGCTCGATGGGCGAAACCCAAGCTACCGAGCAGATGCGTGGGCAATCGGAAAAATACGGCCCCAGCGCGTTGCGCGGCGGTGCGTCTCCGGGCCAACCCGAGTCAAAAACACCGAATAATCGCCTGAACGGTGACTCTGGAGGCGCAGGCAGTCTAAGCGGGCCGAGCGGCCCCACGGGTAACGGTGGCGGTGGCGGTGGCCGCAGCGGTGGCGGCAACCACCCGCGCCTGCTGAATGCCAACGGACAAGGGGTAGCACCGCAGCACGACACCCCGGCTCCGTCTGCATCGAGCAGCTCCGCAGCGCCCAACGGGCCGACGCGCAGCACCTCCACCGCATCGTCCAACACCGGGGCGTCTCTCAACACCGGCTCGCAAGGCGTGGTCAGTCGCTGGGGCAACCGCGAGGACATCACCGACGCGGAATACACCGTAGTGAAAGACACGGCTCCGCGATCCGGCACTGCTGCACGCTCTGCATCCACAGGGGAAAAAGCCAGCAACGCCGTGCTCGCTCTTGGCTCCGCTGGTGTCATCAGCGCGGCATCGAACACAGAGAACGTCAACGATGACGGCATTGGCGGCAGCGGCTTGCATTACGACAGCCGCTACAGCCCGCCACCCGCTGCACAGGCGTCCTCAGTCATCAACCACGGCGACACCACAGCAAGCGGAGGACAACCGGCATGA
- a CDS encoding ParA family protein, giving the protein MTIFAVVNTKGGVGKTTTAVHLATMLARQGKTLLIDGDPQASAASWAAWRRENEGYTPSPTTTCLAGKAILAEGKQLASGFSHVVVDAGGRDSVGLRSALLLAQRAVIPIGASNLDAAAMTDLLTVVELARDYNPELDVRVLLTRVDPRTKDAAEMLEFLAEQELTVLPTKVCERVAFRRAIGEGAIVQELGKDQAAIAEMEAFFKEVTA; this is encoded by the coding sequence GTGACGATCTTTGCTGTGGTCAATACCAAAGGCGGCGTGGGAAAGACCACGACCGCCGTCCATCTCGCCACGATGCTGGCCCGGCAGGGCAAGACCTTGCTGATTGACGGCGACCCGCAGGCGAGTGCCGCGAGCTGGGCCGCGTGGCGGCGAGAGAACGAGGGCTACACGCCCAGCCCGACGACGACATGCCTCGCGGGCAAAGCGATCCTGGCCGAAGGCAAGCAGCTTGCCAGCGGCTTCTCGCATGTCGTGGTGGATGCCGGTGGCCGCGACTCGGTGGGGTTGCGTTCCGCTCTGTTGCTCGCCCAACGCGCAGTTATTCCGATTGGTGCCTCCAACCTCGATGCCGCAGCCATGACCGATCTGCTGACAGTGGTCGAGCTGGCCCGTGACTACAACCCCGAACTCGATGTGCGCGTGTTGCTGACCCGCGTCGATCCGCGCACCAAGGACGCCGCTGAGATGCTGGAGTTTCTCGCTGAGCAGGAGCTGACTGTTCTGCCGACCAAGGTTTGCGAGCGCGTGGCCTTCCGCCGCGCCATCGGCGAAGGTGCGATCGTGCAGGAGCTGGGCAAGGATCAGGCTGCGATTGCGGAAATGGAAGCCTTCTTCAAAGAGGTGACAGCGTGA